The Streptomyces sp. HUAS MG91 sequence GCTGGTCGACCGCAGCGGGCTCGGGATCGCCGCCCTGGCGGACCGCACCGGGTACAGCAAGACCTCGTGGGAGCGGTATCTGAACGGGCGGCTGCTCGCGCCCAAGGGCGCGATCGTCGCGCTCGCCGAGGTCACCGGCACCAATCCCGTCCACCTGACGACACTGTGGGAGCTCGCGGAGCGTGCCTGGAGCCGTTCCGAGATGCGCCACGACATGACCATGGAAGCGATACGGATATCCCAGGCGCGCGCCGCGCTGGGGGAGTTCGGCTCGCCCGCCGCCCAGGGCACGAACAGCACGGGCGGCGCCGGACGGGCGACGGCTTCCCGGTCCACCGGGCTGGCGGAACCCGTCGCGGCGTCCCCCTCGACGGGCGTGCCGCCGCGGGTGCGGACCCAGGTCCCGGACCAGTTCGGCCCGCCGCCGGTGGTGTCGCCGGACGCGCCGGGCTCCGGCGGGCCGGGCGGCAGACGGCGCGTGTTCATGTTCGTCGCGGGTGTCGTCGGCGCCGCCCTCGTCGTCCTCATCGCCTACGTCCTGACCAGCGGCGGCGATGACAAGGGAGCCGAGGCCGGGCCGTCGAAGTCGCCGACCACCAGCGCGCCCCCGCTGCCCGCGGGCGTGCAGTGCGTGGGCGACGGCTGCACCGGCAAGGACCCCGAGGCCATGGGCTGCGGCGGCGACCTGGCCGACAGCCCGGCGAAGGCCCCGCTCGGCACGGCCAGTGTCGAGGTCCGCTACAGCAAGACGTGCAAGGCGGCCTGGGCGCGGATCCAGCTCGCGGCGCCCGGTGACAGCGTCACGCTGTCCGTGGGTGCCAAGACGTCGAAGAAGGGCCTGGTCGGCGACGCGGACACGGACGCCTACACCCCGATGATCGCGGTCGGCTCGGCCACCGAGGCCAAGGCGTGCGGCACGCTCGCGGCGGGCCAGAAGGGCTGCACTCCGTAGCCCGGAAACCTCGGCGCACAAGGACAGGCATGGGGGAGCGTCTTCGGGGAAGGCGATCGTTACCCCCACGGGATGGCCACACGGTGGCACCCTGGCGGCCGCCGGCCCCCTCTCTCCCGGGGCGGCGGCCGCCGCCGTGTTCCGGCTCTGTGGGGTGAGCCACACGGACCCGGGGGTCGTGTGCGGCCGAGAGGCGATAGCCTGACGAGCGGATCTCTTGGTATCAAGAGATCGATCAAAAGCCTCGCTGTCATACGGAGAACGCCATGACCCGCACTCCCGTGAACGTCACCGTCACCGGCGCCGCCGGCCAGATCGGCTACGCACTGCTCTTCCGCATCGCCTCCGGCCAGCTGCTCGGCGCGGACGTGCCGGTCAAGCTGCGCCTCCTGGAGATCACCCCGGCGCTCAAGGCCGCCGAGGGCACCGCGATGGAGCTCGACGACTGCGCGTTCCCGCTGCTCCAGGGCATCGACATCACCGACGACCCGAACGTCGCCTTCGACGGCACCAACGTCGGCCTGCTCGTCGGCGCCCGCCCCCGCACCAAGGGCATGGAGCGCGGTGACCTCCTGGAGGCCAACGGCGGCATCTTCAAGCCCCAGGGCAAGGCCATCAACGACCACGCCGCGGACGACGTCAAGATCCTCGTCGTCGGCAACCCGGCGAACACCAACGCCCTCATCGCCCAGGCCGCCGCGCCGGACGTGCCGGCCGAGCGCTTCACCGCCATGACGCGCCTCGACCACAACCGCGCGCTGACCCAGCTCGCGAAGAAGACCGGCTCGACCGTCGCCGACATCCAGCGCCTGACGATCTGGGGCAACCACTCGGCCACCCAGTACCCGGACATCTTCCAGGCGTCCGTCGCGGGCAAGCCGGCCATCGAGGCCATCGGCAACGACGAGAAGTGGCTCGCCGAGGACTTCATCCCGACCGTCGCCAAGCGCGGCGCCGCGATCATCGAGGCCCGGGGCGCGTCCTCCGCCGCCTCGGCCGCCAACGCCGCCATCGACCACGTGCACACCTGGGTCAACGGCACCGCCGAGGGCGACTGGACCTCCATGGGCATCCCGTCGGACGGCTCCTACGGCGTCCCGGAGGGCCTGATCTCCTCCTTCCCCGTCACCACCAAGGACGGCAAGTACGAGATCGTCCAGGGTCTGGAGATCAACGAGTTCTCGCGTGCGCGCATCGACGCGTCCGTCAAGGAGCTGACCGAGGAGCGCGAGGCCGTGCGCGGTCTCGGCCTCATCTAGGTTCCGGCCTCTCTCCGCTCTGACCGCCCGCGGTCGGGTCGTTCGCGACCCGCCGCGGGCGGTTCTGTTGTGTGTGGGGGTCTATGCTGCTTCCTTCGTAACTTCCGTACCAGTGACGGCAGTTCGAACGTGCGGCATCGATGGGAACATTCGGGGGAGTGGCGTGAGTACCGCCTATGTACCGCAGCAGTCGGCAGCACCGGACACCGGCGGGGGCGGGGTGGGGCCCCTGCCGCCGGCGAAGCCGCCGTTCGCCAGTGAGGCCACCCGGCTGCTGTGCGCCGGCACCTATCTCGACCCGGACTACCGGGACCGGGTCATCGAACAGCTGCACCTGCACGAGCAGCGCATCGCGGCCCCGTCGCTCGGCTTCGACGCGGCCCGGGTCCTCGCGCACGCGCTGCGCGCCCGGCGCCTCGAAGTGGCCTGGGCCTGGGCCGTGCTCGGCCTGTGGGTGGTGGCCCTGCCGCTGACCGGCTACTGGATCCTCACGTTCCTGCTGCCGTCCGCGCTGCTCGCGCTCGGCGTCCGGGCCCGCGGTCCCGAGCAGCGCCCGCCGGTCTACCGGCGAGTGGCCGGCTGGTACCTGCGCTGGTGGGGCCGGGGCCTGCTGGTCGTCCTGCTGATCACCACGCTGGTCATGGCCACCGGCGACGACGGCGACTACGACAGCTTCTCCTACGAGGTCCGGTCCGGCCTGCACGAGAGCCTGCCGGACTTCCTGAACTGGCTGGTCCCCCAGGGCACCGGCTCCGGCGACACCCTGCACGGCTGGCTCACGCTGCTCCTGCTCGCGCTGATCGCCCTGTGCGCGGGCGCCCAGCGCGGTCAGCTCGCCCGGGTGCTCGGCACCGACCTGTCCGAGGCGCGGTTCGCGAACGCCTCCGCCGACCCCGCGGAGAGCACCGAGGGCGCCCGTTTCGCTCGGGTGATGCGGCGGATCAGGGTCGAGCAGCACGCGCCGCTGATCATGTACCACGCGGTCCGCCCGTTCTGCGGCGCGGGCGAACCGGTCGACACCTGGACCCTCGCCGTCGAGCTGCGGCCCGACCGGACGAAGAAGCAGCAGCCGCTGAACAACCGCGGCATCCTGGAGAAGATCAGGCCACTGCTCGAACAGCTGCGGCTGCCCGCCGAGTTCGCGAGCACCACCGTGCGCGACCGGCTGCGCTGGCTGGAGATCGACGAGTGCGTCTTCCTGCCCGCCGAGGGCCTCGACCGGCGCGAGGACGCCCCCTACCGTCCCGAGGCGTTCGAGGAGCACCGGGAGCGGTCCGTCGAGGAGGGCGCGGAGAAGCGGCGGCACTTCCTGCGGATCCGGGTCGGCGGCTGGGAGGAGGAACTGGTCGTCACCGTCTTCGTCCGGGTCCACACCCAGGGCCGGATGCTGATGCTGGAGATCGCGCCGCACGTCCTCGCCCCGATCCGCGAACCGTTCCGCGAGGCCGACCGCACCGCCCACCAGTTCCGCCACAACAACCCGCTCG is a genomic window containing:
- a CDS encoding DUF2690 domain-containing protein → MPRWRALPDELDPQVKEFAGQLRRLVDRSGLGIAALADRTGYSKTSWERYLNGRLLAPKGAIVALAEVTGTNPVHLTTLWELAERAWSRSEMRHDMTMEAIRISQARAALGEFGSPAAQGTNSTGGAGRATASRSTGLAEPVAASPSTGVPPRVRTQVPDQFGPPPVVSPDAPGSGGPGGRRRVFMFVAGVVGAALVVLIAYVLTSGGDDKGAEAGPSKSPTTSAPPLPAGVQCVGDGCTGKDPEAMGCGGDLADSPAKAPLGTASVEVRYSKTCKAAWARIQLAAPGDSVTLSVGAKTSKKGLVGDADTDAYTPMIAVGSATEAKACGTLAAGQKGCTP
- a CDS encoding malate dehydrogenase, which gives rise to MTRTPVNVTVTGAAGQIGYALLFRIASGQLLGADVPVKLRLLEITPALKAAEGTAMELDDCAFPLLQGIDITDDPNVAFDGTNVGLLVGARPRTKGMERGDLLEANGGIFKPQGKAINDHAADDVKILVVGNPANTNALIAQAAAPDVPAERFTAMTRLDHNRALTQLAKKTGSTVADIQRLTIWGNHSATQYPDIFQASVAGKPAIEAIGNDEKWLAEDFIPTVAKRGAAIIEARGASSAASAANAAIDHVHTWVNGTAEGDWTSMGIPSDGSYGVPEGLISSFPVTTKDGKYEIVQGLEINEFSRARIDASVKELTEEREAVRGLGLI